The genomic interval TGTTATGTTGGAATTCATTTAAGGTAAAGGACAGTCTTAAGTCCTGGAAACCATGGAGGAGGCTGCACCTACATTTCAGAAGGTCACCAACTCTTAAAGGAGAAGACTGTTGTAGAAGTAGGTCAAACATTACCAGTAGTATTTGAAGTGGTTTTATATGGTACTAGTTTATAATTCAGATAGTAGCTTTGCTCTCTTCATACTCTGTATTTTAATACTGAGAGGGATGGGTTCCATTGCTCTCACTCATGTTGAGTTGCAGTCAGTGGAACTAATAGTTGAGTAAGGTACGCTCAGCATGAGGATGGGTGATGGAATCTAGCCCAGATGGAAATATCTTAAAACTACTGCTGTATTAGAGAGCAGCCATCTCAAAACAGGCAAATCTAGCATGTTGCTAAAAGTGCTTCAAGCCATTTTTGTGGCacactgcagtatttttacAGATGAATACAGGGGCTGTTTTAAagtgatctccccctgcccccccccaaggtTGAATCACATTAACAGAAAGACTGGGAAAGCATCTGTGTTGTAATTGTCTGCCCTGTGTTACACCACCAACAGAAAGTAGGTGGGCTAATGCAGTTCTGCAGAAGTGGCTACTTAACTGCAGCTGTGTATAAAAGAGtttactgaaaatgtttcattgtgCAGTGTTCTTAATGCAGTTTtctgacatttattttcattctgtggtCTACTCTTCCATCTTGTGCAACTTCCTTAGTAGTAGAGAAGTACTGGTGCAGTTCTGTATACATATGCAAAATCTCTTGGAGAAAAATACTAGCAGGCCTACGTGGTAAATGGAGTAATACAATGTAGCTGCAAAGTGCCATTTTGAACATTgaactgaatttattttcaagcGTAATAGGAGTATCACTTACAGTATTACATAAAAGTATGAGACAATCTTTCAATGAAGCAAACCCCAATTGCATAAAAGGTGTTGTAtataatgacagaaaaaaactaGCTGCAGGCAGCTGATCTAGCCAATTGCTCTTCTTAAGTGACCTTGGTAGCTagtgtacagaaaaagaagcacTCCTGTAGGAGATGAATGGAAGGAATTTGGACACCTCTGAACTTTAACCAAGCTAGCTAAAGTAAAGGCCTTAGGTGTGGTGGTGCTAATAGCCCCCCCAATTAAACACTGCCCtaactgaaatgcaaaactaATGAGTGGCCTCTCTCCATGATGAACTTCAGTTAAGCGTGCTGCATTTTCACTAGGATCTTATTCCTCTACTGAGGACCAAGATagggaataaaagaaataacagTAGTACCATAATAATACCATAATTTAGCTAGCTGAAATAGGGGTCTGTATGGTAATTAAAGGAACCATCCTACATTTAAGTCTGGACAGAGCCCTAGAGCTAGTGTCTTCAGTGACACTTGCAAAGTAACACTAGAACCTGTAAAGATCACATCTAATGAGAACCCCTAATTTATCTCTCATCTGCTTTTGGAGGATGAGCAAATAACTGTGGAGAAAACCAGCACATTGTCTTATTCCCACAGCTGAGGAAATGTTTGCATCCTTCATCTTGGAGAAGTATACCACTAGAAGTAGCTGGGTGACAAGTAAATGAATTagacttatttatttaaattgctACTATGACAGAAATAAGACaagaaaactttgttttaaaacaagtctttttaaaaagttcattaTTTTAGTATACTTGTTAGTAATGTAAAATATCTGTTagtaatatgaaatatttactaATATAAAACTAAATCATTGGATTTTCTGCCACATAGAAGTTTCCTTGTactaaagtttcttttttttttaataaaatttatatatactgttaaaaataatttgcactAACTAATCCTATTAATCatttaagacagaaaagaggCTTAAAAGCTTTTGGCTTCTAGGAAGAATTGCATAGAAAAGTGTGACTAATGCCGACAATCTAGGCAACTAGCAACCTTGgttgctaaaataaaataatggtaTAGGCTAGGTTTTGAGCTGTGACTCAATAGAGGACAAGGGGACAGGGTGTAAAGCAGGAGGAGCGATACAGCACCGTGTCTCCTGAGTTCTGGTCTCAAGTCCAGCCTCCGTACAGGTCTGCCTTAGGAACTGCTCTGTAGCTGCAACAGCCACAGCATTAAAggccctccctgccctgcttcaCTTTTGCTCCTGTCCCATCATTACACTGTGGCAGCGTGGTAGTGCAGTGTATGGTTGCATATATTGGCCCTATGCCATTTCTGTGCTGGTAAGATTCTCTCTGGGGTCGCTTCAGACCCTCTGCAGCTCCCGTACGCTGCTGGAGAGGTGGGCAGGGGCTACAGTGCTGACTAGACTCTGGCTCTATGCCTGTTCTGAACTCTTTCTGCAACCGGTCCATAAAGTAATCCCCAAGACTATTTCTGCCATCTTGGGAACAGTCAAGCCTGCGAGCATTGGTCAGCAGATCTCCCATCAGCTTGATCTTCCGGATTTTGGGCCCGATAAATTGTTTCTTGATAGTGCTTGCACTATGAGGGTCTGCATTTTCAATACTCAGGGCATAAAGCTCTTCAAAATATCGTATCATAGTTTTCCACTGTACCATTGCTACTTCCAGGGCTTTCATCAGACCGACTGCATACTCACAGTTTGGTTTctaaaaacaaagacagaattACATTTATTCAGAAGAACAGCTCGTCTTAGTGTATCATTGATGGTTTCCTGCAACTTACCTGGTGCTCTAAACAAGGTATGCTAGGATTTTGCAACAACTCCTAGTTTGGAGTATTTGTTTTTTGCCAAGTTGGATGGCTGTAAACATACAGAAGTGGCAGAACCCAAGCACTTTTTCAAAGAACAGAGATTTAGATAGCAGCAGCTATGCCTGAGGAGCATTATCACACCAGGAAACcctatcatagaatcatagaacggtttgggttggaagagaccgtaaagatcatctagttccaacccccctgccatgggcagggacaccttccactagaccaggttgctcaaagccccatccagcctggccttgaacactgccagggatggggcaatgtcatggtttaaccccagccagcaactaagcaccacgcagccgctcactcactcccacccccccaacccagtgggatgggggagaaaatcaggaaaagaaataaaacctgtgggttgagataagaacagtttaatagaaaagaagaaactaataatgataatgataacactaagaaatgacaacagtaataataaaaggattggaatgtacaaatgatgcccAGGGCAATTGGTCACCACCCaccaatcgacacccagttagtctCTGAGCCgcgatcccccacccccactccccccagtttatatactggatgTGATgacacatggtatggaataccccgtcggccagtttgggtcagctgccctggctgtgtcctgtgccaacttcttgtgcccctccagctttcttgctggctgggcttgagaagctgaaaaatccgtgactttagactaaacactactgagcaacaactgaaaacatcagtgttatcaccattcttctcatactgaactcaaaacatagcacttaccagctactaggaagacaattaactctatcccagctgaaaccaggacaggcaaCCACAgcctctctaggcaacctgttccagtgtctcaccaccctcacagcaaaGAATTTCTTCCCAATACCTAATCTAAACCTACTgtgtttcagtttaaaaacattaccCTCCATCCTATCACTAGACTCCCTGTTAAAAGAGTTCCTCatcatctttcctgtaggctccctttaagtactggaagtCTGCCATAAGGTCTTCCCTGATTCaaactgaatatttaaaaaggCCATCTTGAAAAACTTTCTATTTTTACTTTCCACAGCTTAACAACTGCTATGATAGGCCAAAGAAGAGCATTCTGTATCAACTATTTACAGAATGCTAGTTTGGCAGAGAAGAATCAGCCCCTTGGTCTTTAACAAATgaggtgggtttggttttttttgctgataACTTTGAGTTACTCCTTTGTACCTGTGCAAGCCTGAGTCAGATCTCTAGTTCAAATTCTATCTTGAGCTGTGCTCCAACAAGTCAACTACTACCCCAAGCTGGATGTTTCTTCTGCCTCCTTCCTTACCACATTTCTTAGGTGCTAATGGCTCCCAAACTTCTATTTAGTTTCAATGTGAAGGAGACAAGTGGGCTGTTTCAGCACAGTTTAAAGAGTCTCATAATCCATTACAGCACACTAGAAacagcagcctgcagctgagtgaaagaaaaagggggcCATTGTTCATATTCTTTTGGGCTCCAAAGCAACCACGTAGAATTAGGACTGTATGTCTGACAGTTTCTAGGCATCACAGTCAAGAACAAAACCATGTACGCtaataagacagaaaaattataTCTGGAAATTTAACAGCAGATGAATGCAGAGATCTGAAGTAACAACAATATAATGCAAGATGTCAAGAGTAATTACTGGGGATTGCAACTGCTTGAAAGCTTGCTGTCTACTACGCACCTGGATGGTTTTAGAACAGTAATGGCCGCCTCTTTCTTGCTGATACTTCATCAAAGCCTCTGCggcttttctctcttccagagCTTGATGCAAGAAGAACTTTGAAACATTTGGTAGAGCCACATGTGACTGATCAAAATATTCACCCTAAGCACACAAAACATGAATGTTAAGATTTGTTGGAGACGGGACTCACTTGCAGCAGAACATGGCTTTATCAGAACTCAGGAGACCCTTCTAATAGAAGTTGTTCTACCAGCACAAACACTTTGAAGACCTTAATATACATTTCTGCAATAAATGAAGTAAGTAGTTACagtcttaaattaaaaatctctaTACTTCTGCTAGAACTCCTTCTGTCCTTTAATACTAGACAGGTAACTGTAGTACTGATGTTCTCTCTCAGTAGCAGCCAGAGATcctcagaatattttatttatgtgtgtgtgcgtttttctgttgttgtgttttgtgtgagttttttttttttttttttaaacatagtcTCAGCGCAGGGAACACAAGATTTATCCCTTCAGGTCAGCATTCCAGTGAAAAGTTAGCTTTCAAAGGTATGAGAAAGATGCGGCAAATACTGAAAAGAGAACAAGCACAACTTCGCATCCGTTTATCAGCTTCATTATGGATAATGttattccaaaataaatacTGCTAATGAACTATACTGTATACACCTTTAATATTATATGTAGCTCATGCCTAGGAATACTTAAGAGGTATTACAACCCTAAACCCACTGCAGGCCTTGTTCTATTCTGTATGGGAAAGTAACAACTTTAACCACTGCAATATTTCGCTATGCTAATAGATCTATCAGTTCTTACATTAGAATAATTTTATCCATGGTATTGCTGTCCCATAAAGAGAATGTATTGGAGACAGGTAGCAAAGGAGAGCCACCAGGTTATACTAGTTTCAGCATTGGCTCTGCACAGCTCTGATGTGGAGAATGAGAGGCAGCACCAGGAATATGCCAGGAACCAAATTGAGGGACCTACAGCATCTTGATCTGCTGGTTCCTTAAACATGCATATGCAATACAGCACAGCTTTTGTCTCTTGGACGTACTCTGGATTGGAGTGCTGCATGTCAAGCTGTTGGCTTGTAGCCTGCCTAGGAGGGGCAAGGAACAAGTACGTGCATTTCATaagtttttctgcttcttattGTCTTCCCCACTTTCATCTATTACCCTGCTTAAATATGAAATACTTGTGTTTCATCTATGTTACTCTGTttagaaaaaatgcagaaaagttaCAAACACAATacaagtttgtttttcttacatttttatggTCATCTGTGATGCCCCAAATCTGtgacacacatacacatgtgAGACCATAAACTATTCAAGAGAAAGTACATACTGGAATGTTTTATTAAGAACATTCATTACAATATCTGCATaatctttttccccccagagtCATTCATTCATGTTTCTGTTGACAGAAGAGTCAAGATTCAATGTTTTATAACCAGTTCCTCGGTGCAAGTGTGCTGCATGACTTCAGGTAGAGCACAAGTTACCACACCTGCCTAACTGTTAAGGTAAATCTATTATGTCAATCATTAACTATTTAAGATGTTTGCATTTCTAGGTTTGATTTGTCCACAGTCAATTTCTAACTGAATTTTCTTCATCCCATCCAGCTGTCAATCACTAGTATTATTTTAATCCACATGCTTAACTAGTAGTGGTTTTACTGCATACTTAAATTTTTTGGGGACTAATACTTGACACCAAGCTTGCTCAAAGGATCTTGGGGATATATTGCATATAGTTTGTGTTGCTTCTCAGTGCATGCTTGGCATCAGAAGGGATGGCATTGATCATTTTGGGTTTTGATTTTAATGGCTTTGTTAAGATAGATGTTGCCTTAAGATTTGACATGTAGCCAGTCACAATTTTGGCACGCATGTTACACAGTATCAGagataactttttaaattcatgTCCAACATTCCTGCCTGTGGAGCAAGGGAGCTGACAGCAGCGATCACAAACTGTGACTTCGCCAGTTAACCACACACAACTGTTTTACATACAAAGTTTGGTAAAAAAGCACCCAAGAGTCATATTCCAAAGCTGTCAGCGTTCCCCGTTTCTGTCCCTCTTTCCGCAGGCACAACTCTCTACGCGAATGACCCAAAACACACGAGCGCCTGATTCATCACCCGCTTGTTCCAGAGCTTCGGCGTTTTTGTAGCCGTGTCAGCGGCCGCCCCGGGTAAGTGCACAGGCAGCAGCGCGGGCCCGGCGCCGGCTGGCGGCTCCGACCGGAGCTCTGCTGCGCTGCAGGGCCCGGGCCCCAAGACAGCCCCCAGATTCCGCTGGGTCAAGTAACGGGCCAGGCACCGCTCTTCATCCCTGCCCGACTTTGAAACCCTCCCGAACCCCCGACAGCGCCGGCGGGACCTCCTTACCCACCCCGCCCGGCGCCCGCCCGGGCAGGGCGAGGGGGGACCCCCGCTGCGCCCTTGGCCGCCTCCCGGGACCTGAcctccccgcccggccccggccccggctccggccccggcccgccgccttACCAGCGCCTGCAGGCAGTAGGCGAGCTCCAGCAGGGCGCTGGTGACACCGCAGAGGCCTTCCTCCACGGCGGGCGGGAAGCTCTGCCTCACGCGGCTGCCGGGCAGCGGGCGGTGCGCCGGGCAGGCGGGCAGCGTGACGCGGGGCCGCTTGGAGCGCGGCTCGGCCATGGCGGGCGCCGCCATGaggccgccgcgccgccccgccgcgccgcctgATATAGCCCGGGCACCTGGGACACACCTTGCCGcgcacggcggcggcggcggcggcggcggcgggcgggccgcccccctcccctccccgcctccctCCCGGAGCGCGCCGACCCGAGGCGCGtggggccgcccgcccgccctcgccgggggcgggcgggggccgccATTTCGTGCGCGCCcgcgggcgggcgcggcgggagCCTGGTCCCGCGCGGCGAGAAGCCGGCGGTGCGCAGGTGCCGGGGCGGCCCACGAAGCGGTGCGGCCCCCGCGCAGGTCCCGTCTGCCCCGCGTCGGTTGCCAGGGCGGGAAGGGGCGACCGGTGACTCGGCATTTCTACAGCTCGTTTGAGGCGCGGTCGCCAGGGACGTCCACGCTTAAACACCTCCTTTAAATAGCGGGCAAAAGCGCAGCGCGGCAGTCGAGGCCGGAGTAGCTGATGGTCGCTCGCAGTCAGATGCAGTCGTGGGGAGGGAGCGATCTGTGAAAAAATCCAGGGACCTTAGCATGTATCTAAATATGTCTTGGCTACGGGGTaaattctttatcttttttgaTTTAGCGCTAAAGATGTTTGTGTTGAACCAGTCCTATCTAGGCAGATTAAACCGTCTTCAGTATTTTAGTAACTAATAGTCCTCGGTTTGTACAGTAACTTCAAAATACAGGTTTCTGACTTTCTCAGCTGCTTTACTGTATGGATGGAGCGCTGCTTGTTACTGCTTGAGCATTTATTTACCTTTAATACATTCCAGCCAGTGGAGTGGAAATATGAGTAATCTCAACACCCTTCAAATTTCATAATTTTCTGTTCACTGACTTTCTGTTTAGTAAGCTTAATGTTACGTGCCTTTCTGTGGAATATTTTTCTAGCAGATCACCCCACTCACCCACAAACCCAGGATGCTAAGGGCAGAATCGTTACTCCATTGCACATTTTAATTGTTATTGGATCTGACTACCTAGAGCAGAGCACGTATCATCTGAGAGTAGTCCTGTGAAGATGTGAGAGAATTGGTCATGAGAAACTTTACATACTTCTTGTTCAGTGCCTCCATCTTGTATGCTGTTCAGCCCTCTTTGTTCACTCTAATTGTCcatttttccattcttctgATTCTTCATGCTATAGTTAGAAGTTTCAGCAAATAGTGTGCTaagtttactttaaaaaaacccaacatttaaGCATATGAGTAAAACTGCATGTGAGTAAAGCATACCTGTAATGTTTGCAAGGCTAAAGTAAGTAACTAAATTCATAACTTATGATATATTCATTGACAAGACAGTTCAACAATATATGACCTTGTTCTGAAGTTCTCAAAAAGGGTCCTCTCTTTCGCTGGCACACTAGGGACTTTTGCTGGGAAGATGTACTACTAACAGTTACCTTTTAGCTCCCTCCGTTCCAACTGTCTCTGTTTTAACCAGTAAAATAGTTGCTAGTGTTTTATTATTCCAGAATAATCCTGTGACTGCctcagaagaggaagagcaaatgtggtgtctgtgtgtgtgtatgtattgaCACCCTaatcttaaataaaatacttgacGACCTCCTTTCTGTGGAAAGTCCAAATAATTTGAAGTGCGAAATCGCAATAGAAAGGAAGTTAGCTAGTGTCTCTGTGGAAGAGTTTATAGTTGTATTTTGTTAGGTGGGCATTCATGACTAACTTCTGCGCGTAGTAGCTCATAGATGCTTGTATCTGTATTAGTGGACTTTTGGTCCCTTGGAAGTCGATGCTAAGTTATCCCATTTCAGTGATGGAGAACTAAGACGTAAAGACATTTCTTAGGGCCACCAGTGGGGCTGATCTGAAAACTGACTCTAAATTTCCTTAATCTCCATATGTTCTTTAACCTCTTTTTTTATGAGAACACTGttcaatttattttgctttgcgCTTCATAGAACTAAAGGAAATATGTCATTTGTACTGTAACCAAATGCATTGTggaaaaaattcagttataAAGTAATGTAGGGATTCTTGCTACATAGGATGAGGTGGTGTCACATGCTGGTGGTATCTGGACTGAGGAAAGTATCATCTGTTCCAAAAACTTGTGACCTCAATTCTTGGTTTTCAAGAAATGCTGTATCCTAGGGAACAAGCGCTTTGTTCAGTTTCTTAGTTACAACATTTCAGCATGGCATGGAGTAAGTGCAGCTGCCTGCTATCAAGTAGTGTTGCTTTTAAGATAggttgcttttttccccacctggCCTAAACTGAAAGGAAAGGCTTGCATCTCTCTCCCAAACTCTATGCTTCAGAAAAGTTATTG from Haliaeetus albicilla chromosome 16, bHalAlb1.1, whole genome shotgun sequence carries:
- the LOC104325889 gene encoding ferritin light chain, whose amino-acid sequence is MAAPAMAEPRSKRPRVTLPACPAHRPLPGSRVRQSFPPAVEEGLCGVTSALLELAYCLQALGEYFDQSHVALPNVSKFFLHQALEERKAAEALMKYQQERGGHYCSKTIQKPNCEYAVGLMKALEVAMVQWKTMIRYFEELYALSIENADPHSASTIKKQFIGPKIRKIKLMGDLLTNARRLDCSQDGRNSLGDYFMDRLQKEFRTGIEPESSQHCSPCPPLQQRTGAAEGLKRPQRESYQHRNGIGPIYATIHCTTTLPQCNDGTGAKVKQGREGL